From Salvia splendens isolate huo1 chromosome 16, SspV2, whole genome shotgun sequence, a single genomic window includes:
- the LOC121770905 gene encoding cannabidiolic acid synthase-like — MKIPSISTLTLTLTLIIFFISTFSPAATADGHNHFLECLSEYSDNHASISNLVYTKSNSSYTSILQAAIWNLRFTTESTPKPQVIIAPNHESQIPPIIRCAKQTGLEIRTRSGGHDMEGLSYRSQAPFVIIDLFNLGEVTVDAEAKTAWLGAGATLGALYYHISQKSLLLGFPAGFCPTVGSGGHFSGGGDGTLVRKYGMAADNIIDARIVDARGKILDRESMGEDLFWAIRGGGGASFGVIVAWKVQLVDVPETVTVFQVSKTLEQNATELVQKWQSVAPYADKDLFVGILLNRVGSTVSANFFSLFLGRADRLVALVQKTFPELGLVREDCAEMSWIDSVVSFGRFTSALPLDLQTPADLLIRKDPNLRFLKMKSDFVEKPLPEEGVRGLLNLLFAPEAVAGLIAFIPHGGRTAEISESALPFPHRAGNLFKVETIVYWQDNENAQRYVDWMKRYYDYMTPYVSNNPRSAYVNYRDLDFGVNNVEGRTSYAQASVWGKRYYKNNFDRLVLVKTMVDPENFFRFEQSIPPVHSWSSDKGVCPI, encoded by the coding sequence ATGAAGATTCCTTCCATCtccactctcactctcactctcactctcatcatcttcttcatctccaCCTTCTCACCGGCGGCCACCGCCGATGGCCACAACCATTTCCTCGAATGTTTGTCGGAATATTCCGACAACCACGCCTCGATATCCAACCTTGTCTACACCAAATCCAACTCCTCCTACACTTCAATCCTCCAAGCCGCCATCTGGAATCTAAGATTCACCACAGAATCTACTCCCAAGCCGCAGGTGATCATAGCCCCGAACCACGAATCCCAAATCCCACCAATCATACGCTGCGCCAAGCAAACCGGCCTCGAAATCCGAACCCGAAGCGGCGGCCATGACATGGAGGGCTTATCCTACCGATCGCAGGCCCCGTTTGTGATCATCGATTTGTTCAATCTCGGCGAAGTAACCGTCGACGCCGAGGCAAAAACCGCCTGGCTCGGCGCCGGCGCGACCCTCGGCGCGCTGTACTACCACATCTCTCAAAAGAGCTTGCTTCTCGGCTTCCCGGCCGGATTCTGCCCCACCGTCGGCTCCGGAGGCCACttcagcggcggcggcgacggcacgTTGGTGCGGAAATACGGCATGGCGGCGGATAACATCATCGACGCGAGAATAGTAGACGCCAGAGGCAAGATTCTTGACAGGGAATCAATGGGGGAGGATCTGTTCTGGGCGATCAGAGGCGGCGGAGGCGCTAGTTTTGGTGTTATTGTTGCATGGAAGGTGCAGCTGGTGGATGTTCCAGAAACTGTCACTGTTTTCCAAGTCAGCAAGACTCTGGAGCAGAACGCGACGGAACTTGTCCAGAAATGGCAGTCCGTCGCGCCCTACGCCGACAAGGATCTTTTCGTCGGTATCTTGTTGAACAGAGTCGGTTCGACGGTTTCGGCTAACttcttttcccttttccttGGACGAGCCGACAGATTAGTCGCGCTTGTCCAAAAAACATTCCCCGAGCTGGGTTTGGTAAGAGAAGACTGCGCGGAGATGAGCTGGATCGATTCCGTCGTCAGCTTCGGCCGATTCACCTCCGCATTGCCGTTGGATCTCCAAACGCCGGCGGATTTGCTGATCAGGAAGGATCCGAATTTGAGATTCTTGAAAATGAAGTCGGATTTTGTAGAGAAGCCTCTTCCGGAGGAAGGGGTCAGGGGCTTGTTGAATCTTCTCTTCGCGCCGGAGGCGGTGGCGGGGCTGATCGCTTTCATCCCACACGGCGGGAGGACGGCGGAGATTTCGGAATCGGCGCTTCCGTTTCCGCACAGGGCGGGAAACTTGTTTAAAGTGGAGACTATTGTGTACTGGCAAGATAATGAGAATGCGCAGAGGTATGTGGATTGGATGAAGAGGTATTACGATTACATGACTCCTTATGTTTCCAACAATCCGAGGTCTGCGTATGTCAACTACAGAGATCTCGACTTTGGAGTCAACAACGTTGAGGGGAGGACGAGCTATGCACAGGCGAGTGTTTGGGGGAAGAGGTACTACAAGAACAATTTTGATCGTCTTGTTCTAGTGAAGACCATGGTTGATCCcgagaatttcttcagatttgaACAGAGCATTCCGCCCGTTCACTCGTGGTCGAGCGACAAAGGCGTGTGTccgatttga
- the LOC121770770 gene encoding berberine bridge enzyme-like 18, translating into MKTLSISSLTFIFLLIISSSWAASADDHEDFLECLSEQFRNYSSISNDIYTRSNSSYTSVLEFSIQNLRFASGSTPKPQVIITPEHESQIPPVIYCAEENDMEIRTRSGGHDLEGLSYVSRVPFVIIDLINLSEITVDAEAKTAWVEAGATIGSLYYKIAEKSPVLGFPSAICPTVGAGGHFSGGGYGTMLRKYGLAADNIIDARIVDAKGRILDRNSMGEDLFWAIRGGGGASFGVITAWKVQLVDVPETVTVFSVFRTSEQNATKLVHRWQNVGPNLDKDLFVAVILRRVNSSQDGRNATIEANFWSLFLGGADRLLPMMQESFPELGLVREDCVEMSWIQSVLYFSGAPITPAPIELLLNRTQPNLGSLKAKSDYVQKPIPELGLQGIERLLYEPEIPAAVVMIPYGGRMSEISESETPFPHRAGNLFKIYSTVIWQGNDARDSERYISWSRRYYSYMAPYVSSNPREVYLNYRDLDIGINNVGEETSYAQASIWGMKYFKNNFDRLVRVKTVVDPDNFFKNEQSIPTLHSEKD; encoded by the coding sequence ATGAAAACTCTTTCcatctcatctctcacattcaTTTTTCTTCTAATCATCTCAAGCTCTTGGGCAGCTTCTGCCGATGATCATGAAGATTTTCTAGAATGCCTGTCTGAGCAATTCCGGAACTACTCCTCGATTTCGAACGACATTTACACCCGTTCCAACTCATCATACACTTCTGTCCTCGAATTCTCCATCCAAAACCTAAGGTTTGCTTCAGGATCAACTCCTAAACCGCAAGTGATCATAACCCCAGAGCACGAATCCCAGATCCCGCCTGTCATATACTGTGCTGAAGAAAATGACATGGAAATCAGAACTCGTAGTGGTGGCCATGACTTAGAGGGACTATCTTATGTCTCACGAGTCCCATTCGTGATCATTGATTTGATCAATCTCAGTGAAATCACAGTGGACGCCGAAGCAAAAACCGCATGGGTCGAAGCAGGCGCAACCATCGGTTCTTTATACTACAAGATTGCAGAAAAAAGCCCGGTTCTAGGATTCCCATCCGCCATCTGCCCAACCGTTGGTGCCGGTGGGCACTTTAGTGGAGGGGGCTACGGCACGATGCTGAGAAAATACGGTCTAGCCGCTGACAACATCATCGATGCAAGAATAGTCGACGCCAAAGGGAGAATCCTCGACAGAAATTCGATGGGCGAGGATCTGTTCTGGGCCATCAGAGGCGGCGGAGGCGCCAGCTTTGGCGTGATCACTGCCTGGAAGGTACAGCTGGTGGACGTTCCAGAAACCGTCACTGTTTTCTCAGTGTTCAGGACATCAGAACAGAACGCGACTAAACTCGTCCACCGCTGGCAAAATGTGGGTCCGAATCTCGACAAAGATTTGTTCGTCGCAGTCATCTTAAGGAGGGTGAATTCCAGCCAAGATGGACGGAATGCCACCATTGAAGCCAACTTCTGGTCACTTTTCCTTGGTGGAGCTGACAGATTACTTCCAATGATGCAAGAAAGCTTCCCTGAGTTGGGTTTAGTGAGAGAAGACTGCGTTGAAATGAGCTGGATCCAATCTGTCTTATATTTCTCAGGAGCCCCCATAACCCCAGCGCCAATCGAATTACTACTTAACCGAACTCAACCAAACCTAGGAAGCCTCAAAGCGAAATCAGATTATGTCCAAAAACCTATTCCTGAACTAGGGTTACAAGGAATTGAGCGACTACTATACGAACCGGAAATTCCAGCTGCTGTCGTAATGATCCCATATGGTGGAAGAATGTCTGAAATTTCTGAATCAGAAACTCCATTTCCTCACAGGGCTGGTAACTTGTTCAAGATTTATAGCACGGTGATTTGGCAGGGAAACGATGCTCGAGATTCAGAGAGGTACATAAGTTGGAGCAGAAGGTACTACAGTTACATGGCGCCTTATGTTTCGAGTAATCCAAGAGAAGTATACCTCAATTACAGAGATCTCGACATCGGAATCAATAACGTTGGAGAAGAGACAAGTTATGCACAAGCCAGCATTTGGGGCATGAAATATTTCAAGAATAATTTTGATCGGCTTGTTCGCGTTAAGACTGTGGTTGATCCAGATAATTTCTTTAAGAATGAACAGAGCATTCCAACTTTGCATTCTGAGAAAGATTAG